One window of uncultured Trichococcus sp. genomic DNA carries:
- a CDS encoding ABC transporter transmembrane domain-containing protein — translation MSIFKKLSWFFRQEWKAYFVGVFFLIIVAILQVVSPRIVGIIIDEIALGTLTMASLWKWTAIILIAGVLQYLFRYIWRMKIWGTSAELEKILRSRLFKHFTEMDAVFFQKYRTGDLMAHATNDLNAIRMVAGAGILTLADSISSGGITLFTMFFLIDWRLTLIAMIPLPALTLVSRILGQKMHKRFRKAQAAFSSLNDKTQESVSGVKVIKTFGEEEEDIHDFEAMTKDVVAKNKAVYRVDALFDPAIQLILGLSFALTIIFGGRFVVEGSISIGQLVSFISYIGMMAWPMLAVGRLFNVLERGSASYSRIDELLKEKSTIQEQKNAIRTPVTGDLDFQVSSFGYPNSEEISLQDVSFHLERGQTLGIVGRTGSGKSTIFRLLLREYDQYAGSINYNGIDIRDYSLDALLSGIGYVPQDNFLFSSDVRENIRFADPSISQQKVEEAARLTAIHQDILGFPDGYDTLVGERGVSLSGGQKQRIAIARALVTEPELLILDDSLSAVDAKTEEAILTGLKEKRADQTTIIAAHRISSVMHANEIIVLDEGRVVERGTHYELMDLNGWYRRMYEKQQLETKLEGKDEV, via the coding sequence GTGAGTATTTTCAAAAAATTAAGTTGGTTTTTCCGCCAAGAATGGAAAGCTTATTTTGTGGGCGTCTTCTTCTTGATCATTGTCGCGATACTTCAAGTCGTATCGCCGCGGATCGTCGGAATCATCATCGATGAAATAGCGCTGGGCACTTTGACGATGGCCTCCTTGTGGAAGTGGACAGCGATCATATTGATCGCGGGTGTGCTGCAGTACCTCTTCCGTTATATTTGGCGGATGAAGATCTGGGGGACTTCGGCAGAGCTGGAAAAGATACTTCGTTCAAGATTGTTCAAGCATTTTACCGAAATGGATGCTGTCTTTTTCCAGAAGTACAGGACGGGCGATCTGATGGCGCATGCGACGAATGACTTGAATGCGATCAGAATGGTCGCAGGTGCAGGCATACTGACACTGGCGGATTCGATTTCTTCCGGCGGAATCACGCTTTTTACAATGTTCTTCTTGATCGACTGGCGCCTGACGCTCATCGCCATGATCCCGTTGCCGGCATTGACGCTGGTTTCGCGGATCCTCGGACAAAAAATGCATAAACGATTCCGCAAAGCACAGGCGGCTTTCTCGAGCCTGAACGACAAAACGCAAGAGAGCGTATCCGGCGTGAAGGTCATCAAGACGTTCGGCGAAGAAGAAGAGGACATCCATGATTTCGAAGCGATGACGAAGGATGTCGTCGCGAAAAATAAAGCTGTCTACAGGGTCGATGCCTTGTTTGATCCGGCAATCCAACTCATCTTGGGACTTTCTTTTGCCCTGACGATCATATTTGGCGGCCGTTTTGTCGTGGAGGGCAGCATCAGCATCGGTCAGCTGGTTTCATTCATCAGTTACATCGGAATGATGGCATGGCCAATGTTGGCGGTAGGCAGATTATTCAACGTACTTGAAAGAGGAAGCGCCAGTTACAGCAGGATCGATGAGCTGTTGAAGGAAAAATCAACGATTCAGGAGCAGAAGAATGCCATCCGGACTCCGGTTACAGGCGATCTGGATTTTCAAGTATCCTCATTCGGTTACCCAAACAGCGAAGAAATCAGTCTGCAGGATGTCAGTTTCCATTTGGAGCGAGGCCAAACCCTAGGGATCGTCGGCAGAACCGGATCGGGAAAAAGCACGATTTTCCGATTGCTGTTGCGGGAGTATGATCAATACGCCGGCAGCATCAACTACAACGGCATTGATATCCGCGATTATTCATTGGACGCATTGTTGAGCGGCATCGGTTACGTTCCCCAGGACAACTTCCTGTTCTCTTCTGACGTCAGGGAAAACATCCGCTTCGCTGACCCATCCATCAGCCAGCAAAAGGTCGAGGAGGCTGCGCGTTTGACTGCCATCCACCAGGATATCCTCGGGTTTCCCGATGGCTACGATACCTTGGTCGGTGAACGGGGCGTTTCCTTATCCGGTGGGCAAAAACAGCGGATAGCGATTGCGCGGGCTTTGGTGACTGAACCGGAGCTGCTCATCCTGGATGATTCCTTATCGGCGGTGGATGCAAAGACAGAAGAAGCGATCCTGACGGGACTTAAGGAAAAGAGAGCCGATCAGACAACGATCATCGCGGCCCATCGGATCAGCAGCGTGATGCATGCGAATGAGATCATTGTCCTAGATGAAGGGCGTGTCGTCGAACGCGGGACCCATTACGAGTTGATGGACCTGAACGGCTGGTACCGCAGGATGTATGAAAAACAACAACTCGAAACCAAATTGGAAGGGAAGGATGAAGTATGA